One stretch of Planctomycetaceae bacterium DNA includes these proteins:
- a CDS encoding ThuA domain-containing protein produces the protein MSKINVTVWNEGRHEKSHEAVQKIYPKGMHEVIAGALRAQSDMNVRVALLDDGPEHGLTDEVLESTDVLTWWGHMAHRDVSDAIATKVQQRVLHGMGLIVLHSGHFSKPFTKLMGTGCGLKWREIGEKERLWNLKPSHPITQGIGDYFEIPNVEMYGEPFGIPEPDELIFISWFEGGEVFRSGCCWTRGLGKVFYFRPGHETCPIFYNPDVQKVIINAVRWARPLSYGDAGLACPNYKPIENVPHREMDLSNVPHLKGK, from the coding sequence ATGAGCAAGATCAACGTTACGGTCTGGAACGAGGGACGCCACGAGAAGAGCCATGAGGCCGTCCAGAAGATATACCCCAAGGGCATGCATGAGGTCATCGCCGGCGCGCTGCGGGCCCAGAGCGACATGAACGTCCGCGTCGCCCTGCTGGACGACGGCCCGGAGCACGGTCTGACCGACGAGGTGCTCGAGTCGACGGATGTGCTGACGTGGTGGGGTCACATGGCCCATCGCGACGTCAGCGACGCCATTGCCACCAAGGTGCAGCAGCGCGTGCTGCACGGCATGGGGCTGATCGTGCTGCACAGCGGGCATTTTTCCAAGCCGTTCACGAAGCTCATGGGCACCGGCTGCGGGCTCAAATGGCGCGAGATCGGTGAGAAGGAGCGCCTCTGGAACCTCAAGCCCAGCCACCCCATCACGCAGGGCATCGGCGACTACTTCGAGATCCCCAACGTCGAGATGTACGGCGAACCGTTCGGCATTCCCGAGCCGGACGAGTTGATTTTCATCTCGTGGTTTGAAGGCGGCGAAGTCTTCCGCAGCGGTTGCTGCTGGACGCGCGGGCTGGGCAAGGTGTTCTACTTCCGACCCGGCCACGAGACGTGCCCGATCTTCTACAACCCCGACGTGCAGAAGGTCATCATCAACGCCGTGCGCTGGGCGCGCCCGCTGTCCTACGGCGACGCCGGCCTGGCTTGCCCCAACTACAAACCCATTGAGAATGTTCCCCACCGCGAGATGGACCTCAGCAACGTCCCGCACCTGAAAGGCAAATAA
- a CDS encoding fumarylacetoacetate hydrolase family protein, which produces MKLATFEIASRQSFGVVREDRVVDIPTLWPDGPATLLAAFEAGPQALATIAALASAAHRSPLATHDLKSVRLLAPLPAPPKLLGLAVNYLEHHREFDRGHDMPDDPSRTTTPRPFLMPTTAVAGPGDEIPWPAFSRQIDYEVELAVVIGRTARRVSAKDAMDFVAGYTIANDISARSCTHAQGRGKRPKDDFFDWLHGKWADAFCPMGPWMVTADEVGDPQKLAIGLSVNGETRQQSSTELMIHSVAEIVSFCSHLMTLAPGDVIATGTPSGVGMASGRFLAAGDRITCTIEKIGDLTNTLGSAPAEFYEPCNR; this is translated from the coding sequence ATGAAACTGGCAACCTTTGAGATTGCATCGCGGCAGAGTTTCGGCGTCGTGCGGGAGGATCGCGTCGTCGACATTCCCACGCTCTGGCCGGACGGGCCTGCCACGCTGCTAGCGGCGTTTGAAGCCGGCCCACAGGCACTGGCAACGATCGCCGCTCTGGCCTCTGCCGCTCACCGCTCGCCGCTGGCCACTCACGATCTCAAATCGGTGCGTCTGCTGGCCCCCCTGCCCGCCCCGCCCAAGCTGTTGGGCCTGGCCGTCAATTACCTCGAGCATCATCGCGAGTTCGACCGCGGCCACGACATGCCCGACGATCCCTCGCGCACCACCACGCCGCGCCCCTTCCTCATGCCCACCACGGCAGTGGCAGGCCCGGGCGACGAGATCCCCTGGCCGGCCTTCAGCCGCCAGATCGACTACGAGGTCGAGTTGGCCGTCGTGATCGGCCGAACCGCCCGCCGCGTCAGCGCCAAAGACGCGATGGATTTCGTAGCCGGATACACCATCGCCAACGATATTTCCGCCCGCAGTTGCACGCACGCCCAGGGGCGTGGCAAGCGGCCCAAGGACGATTTCTTCGACTGGCTGCACGGCAAATGGGCCGATGCGTTCTGCCCGATGGGCCCGTGGATGGTGACAGCCGACGAGGTCGGCGACCCGCAGAAGCTGGCCATCGGCCTGAGCGTCAACGGCGAAACTCGACAACAGTCCAGCACGGAACTTATGATCCACAGCGTGGCCGAGATCGTCTCGTTCTGCAGCCACCTGATGACGCTGGCGCCCGGCGACGTGATCGCCACGGGCACGCCCAGCGGGGTGGGCATGGCCAGCGGGCGGTTCCTGGCTGCCGGCGACCGCATCACCTGCACGATCGAGAAGATCGGCGACTTGACGAACACACTCGGCAGCGCCCCTGCCGAGTTTTATGAACCCTGCAATCGGTAA
- a CDS encoding sugar phosphate isomerase/epimerase: protein MWPIANMVWAVGDIVEPTQQVRWIRQGGFDGVAFHACAGQLPWWAGIDPAACDAAARRQWRSDLADFRLREVHAPFEIEFVQGKLSQAAAALTPIIAFGGDLGVDVITAHAALPAEADPASQEWLDTMGQINASAAAAGVRIGLEILGDFAWLGRWRLPQIGVTLDVGHLFSAVGGVEGIEKIGGISGLIRKIAPHLMHLHVHDHNGQVDHIETGTGLIDFADMMRGLAAIHYRYGMTLEFNPSRVTPEGMLRSREYLQGLR from the coding sequence ATGTGGCCAATCGCAAACATGGTCTGGGCCGTCGGCGATATCGTCGAGCCGACCCAGCAGGTTCGCTGGATCCGCCAGGGCGGTTTCGACGGCGTGGCATTCCACGCCTGCGCAGGGCAGTTGCCCTGGTGGGCGGGCATAGATCCCGCCGCCTGCGACGCGGCCGCCCGCCGCCAGTGGCGCAGCGACCTTGCCGACTTTCGCCTGCGGGAAGTTCACGCGCCCTTCGAGATCGAGTTCGTCCAGGGCAAGCTGTCCCAGGCCGCCGCGGCCCTGACGCCGATCATTGCCTTCGGCGGCGACCTGGGCGTCGATGTCATCACCGCCCACGCCGCCCTGCCCGCTGAAGCTGACCCCGCCTCGCAGGAGTGGCTCGATACGATGGGGCAGATCAACGCTTCCGCCGCCGCGGCTGGAGTGAGGATCGGCCTGGAGATCCTGGGCGACTTCGCGTGGCTAGGCCGCTGGCGCTTGCCGCAGATCGGCGTGACGCTGGACGTGGGGCATTTGTTCTCGGCCGTCGGCGGGGTTGAGGGAATCGAGAAGATCGGCGGCATCAGCGGCCTGATCCGCAAGATCGCCCCACACCTGATGCACCTGCACGTGCATGACCATAACGGCCAGGTGGATCACATCGAGACCGGCACCGGCCTGATCGACTTCGCCGACATGATGCGCGGCCTGGCGGCAATCCATTACCGCTACGGCATGACGCTGGAGTTCAATCCCTCGCGCGTGACCCCGGAGGGCATGCTCCGCTCGCGTGAGTACCTCCAGGGCTTGAGGTAA